AAAGCACCGGAATGAACCGCTCCGGCACCCGGATCTACGTCCTGTTCGATACCCTTCATCGCTCCTGGACCATCTACAGGGACAACGGGGATTCCACCTTCGACGCATCGCAGGACACCGCGATCAAACGGGATTCCCTGGCCGGCACTTCCAGATTCGGATTCGACGCGTCTTTCGCTTTGCCCTCCATCGCCGCACCCCTGGGAACCGGAACCGCTCCACAAACCGGATTCGGGCAGGCGAGCACGGCGCTCGACGACTGCCTGGACGGCAAGATCTACCCGGCTCCCGTGGCCGCCGCGAATTCCTGGGCCTTTGCCGGATCCGGCAACACTGGGGGAAAGATCGTGGTTTGTGGGGGTGCGACGGGGGACATGTCCAACGGAGTGCTCTTCATCACGTCCAAACGTTCCGGCAAGAAAGCCTACGCGATCGTCTACAACAGCCTGTCGACAGGAACTTCCAGCCACGCCCTGCGCAGATACGCCTGGGACGGAACCAGTTGGAGCCGCCGATGACAAAAAACGGTCCAGGGTACACGCTCATCGAAGTGCTCGTGGCGGTGGTGATCCTCAGCCTGGTCCTGCCCGGACTCACCTACATGGTGGTTGGTTCGCGCAAGGCCCAGATCTCCAGCTACCGCATGGAACAAGGCGCCGCCTACGGGCAATTGGTCATCGACTCACTTTCCATCCTTCCTCCGGGAGCGCGCAGCGCCACCAACAGGACCTCCAGCGCCACCATCGGTGGCGTGACCTACACGTCCTCATGGACGTTCACGGCGCAAGGTGCTGCGAGTCTCGTGACAGACACGGTCAAATTCACCAGAGGTGGCAAAACGGAATACGTCATCATTCGCGGGGTGGTGCGATGATCCACCGTCGCGGCCTCGCCCTCGCGCATGGACTCACCTTGCTCGAAATGATGATCGCCATGGCCCTCACGGGCATGGTGGCCTACATCGCCTTGGACATGTTCGCAGGACAGCAGGCCAACTACACCCGCACCCGCGAAAAGGTGAAGCTGCAGGACAACGCGCGCGAGGCCATGCGGATCATCGAAGAGGACATCCGCAACACCGGTTTCAGAACCACCGTAACCTCGGAGGCCACCGGTCTGGCCGGGGCGATCGGAAAATGCAGCTACGTGTTTGACAAGGATTCTGCCGCCTTCACCGCAGGCAACCGGAACACCATCGCCGGAGACACGCTACGATCGCGGTACATCGAACCAAATTCTGTCACAGGAATCGTCGCGTGCGGGTACGGAGCAGGAAGCGCCTTCCGGGAGATCGGGTACTTCCAACGCAACGACACCTTGTTCCGTCGGATACGCAACGACACCGTCAGCGCGACGGACTGGGTGGAGTTGCTCAACAATGTCGTGACCTTCCAGGTGGAATACGGCCTTTTGACGGATCCTACCGACCAAATCGCCTCCAACGCCCAGCTCACCTCCGCTGCCAACTGGGGAGGAGCGACGGCGACCACCTCCGGCGGCATCCTCACGCTTTCGGGCTGGAGCTCCTCGCCGGTGTACGCCTACTATAAAAACGGCGTATCCCTCGACCCCAAATACACCTACCGGATCACCTTCGACCTTACCCTGAGTGCCAACCTCCGCACCGGGGCCAACGCCATCGATTCCAACACCACAAGCAAACTTCCCATGTTCGCGGTGGGATTCTTCAACGGCGCGGGCGGTGCCGCTGCCGTCGGAGACACCCTATACGCCTACCCCCAAGATCCTGCGGTGGGAAGCCGCCGCATCGAGCTCTATCTGAGCCCCGCCAGCACGGGCACCAAATACTTCGGATTCCGGGCCCCCCTCAAATCGGGCGCGGTCCTCACCACCCAGCAGGTCACCATCTCCAACGCCAACATCAGCGTGGCTTCGCGCGGTCAGTACTTCAGCTGGGTGGACGCACCGACTTCAACCCAGAGATCCCTGGTCAAGGCGCTGAGGATCAATCTCCTGGTGAAGGCGGCGAAAAGCGACGACGAAGGCGTCAAGCCGACGTTCACGAACCTCGATGCGGCGGGCCTGTCCTACACCGCCTCGGGAAGCGACACGACCAAATCGCACGTCCTGTATCAGCGCATCGTCCCGGTGGTGAACAATGGTCCCTGATCCTCAAGCCAAATCCCGTCATGGCGTGGCCATGATGGTGGTCCTGGGGGTGGTGATCTTCTTCACCATGCTCGGGTTCATGGGCCTGGAAATGGCCACCAAGGATTCACAGGTGTCCGGCACCCTGCTGGACATCAAGAGCAAGGAATCGGCCGCCTGGGGTGGACTCAATCTTGCGATCGGGGCCATGCAGGCCAATCCCACCTCCCTGGCAACCGAACTCCAGAAATTCATCGCCGACAGCGCCCAGCCCAGCGCCGACAAACGCCAATGGCTCTCCTTCTCCGGAGGATCCTTCAGCCTCGTCAAGACCGATCCGGGATTCTACAGCATCGGCTCGGGCAACGACAAATCGGCGATCAAGGTGCGGGTGGTGTCGGTGGACCTCAATGGAGCCTCCGGAATCAACAGCGGAAACGGGCTTCCCATCACACTGGAATGCACCGGCCAGGGAAGGAACGAGCAGCAACTGAAGATCGTGGCCTCCTACCGGATCCTGGGAATGGACGTACCCACGATCACCTTCACCACCGACGCAACCTTGCCCCGCAACGCCCTCTACCTCAACGGCAGCGTCCAGAACCTGAATTCGGCGCTTCTCACCGACGCGCCGATCTATTCCTCCGGGGGATACCAGACCAATTCCTACGGATCGATCACGGTCAAGCAGTTCCGCGTGGGCGGCGACCTGACCTTGGCCGGCACCGGAAGAGTGACCGTGGAAAAGAACTCCTACATCGGGGGACGACTCCTGGTGAACTCCAACTTCCCCTTGGAATTCAAGGAGAACCTGGGGATCGGAGGGGGAATCTTCACCCTCAACGACACGCTCAAGGTCCTCGGATCCCTGAACGTCTACGGTGTGCCGGCGGACTTCCCCTCCTGGGCTGCAGGCAAGCCGCTGATCATCAGAGGTGCGCAACTCTACATCAAGGACGAGGCCTTCGGACCCTACGCGTTGAACACCCTCAACGCCCAGGGCCCGATCATCGTGGCAGGAAACACCTTCTTTGACCGTTCCTTCCAGACGATGTCGGCGGCGCGCGATTCCTTCTACGGATTCCTCCAGATCAAGAACGTCTCCACCACCAATCAAGCGACCTTCCAGGGCCCTGTTTACGCCGGTTCGATCCGGATCCTGGGCGCCAACTCGCCTGTCCAGGTCCGTCCCTCCAACGATTCTGTGGTGGTGGTCAACGATTTCATCATTTCCGAACCCACCGCGGCGCTGCAATTCAGCAACACCACCGCACTGCGAGTGGGCGGGACCACCGTGCTGGCCAACGGAGTCAGCAGCTGGGGCTTGGCGGGCTCCGTGCTCCAAACCAAGGGCCCGCTACGCATGAAGCACAACACTACCGGAGGCAATCCAGGGGCCAAGCTGGAAGCTTGGGACACGGTCACGGTGAACGGAACAATTTCCGGCACCTTCGGCACATTCAAGGCCACCGCGCCGAGAAGGACTTTCCGTGTCCAGTCCCCCGCAACGGGCCCCTTCCCGCCAGCCTCCACCATGACCAACCAGAGCGGTGCCACCATCAGCGGAAGCGGTACCGCATTCCCCCTGCCCGTTCCCGCTCAGGATGCGGAGGCGACCCCAAAAAGCCTTCTTCAATTGGGAATGACCGCCCAGGACACCTCCGTCACCCTGGCGAACAATCCCCCCGACACCATCAAGATCTCGGGACCGGCTCCGTTCAACTGGGACTCCAAGGTGGTGAA
This DNA window, taken from Fibrobacterota bacterium, encodes the following:
- a CDS encoding prepilin-type N-terminal cleavage/methylation domain-containing protein — its product is MRRPGPTERRHGLTLTELIVVVVLIGLLSALVVPRLTTSMGESQLDADCNRLFSDLQWAKTQAPSQSTGMNRSGTRIYVLFDTLHRSWTIYRDNGDSTFDASQDTAIKRDSLAGTSRFGFDASFALPSIAAPLGTGTAPQTGFGQASTALDDCLDGKIYPAPVAAANSWAFAGSGNTGGKIVVCGGATGDMSNGVLFITSKRSGKKAYAIVYNSLSTGTSSHALRRYAWDGTSWSRR
- a CDS encoding prepilin-type N-terminal cleavage/methylation domain-containing protein; translated protein: MTKNGPGYTLIEVLVAVVILSLVLPGLTYMVVGSRKAQISSYRMEQGAAYGQLVIDSLSILPPGARSATNRTSSATIGGVTYTSSWTFTAQGAASLVTDTVKFTRGGKTEYVIIRGVVR
- a CDS encoding prepilin-type N-terminal cleavage/methylation domain-containing protein, yielding MIHRRGLALAHGLTLLEMMIAMALTGMVAYIALDMFAGQQANYTRTREKVKLQDNAREAMRIIEEDIRNTGFRTTVTSEATGLAGAIGKCSYVFDKDSAAFTAGNRNTIAGDTLRSRYIEPNSVTGIVACGYGAGSAFREIGYFQRNDTLFRRIRNDTVSATDWVELLNNVVTFQVEYGLLTDPTDQIASNAQLTSAANWGGATATTSGGILTLSGWSSSPVYAYYKNGVSLDPKYTYRITFDLTLSANLRTGANAIDSNTTSKLPMFAVGFFNGAGGAAAVGDTLYAYPQDPAVGSRRIELYLSPASTGTKYFGFRAPLKSGAVLTTQQVTISNANISVASRGQYFSWVDAPTSTQRSLVKALRINLLVKAAKSDDEGVKPTFTNLDAAGLSYTASGSDTTKSHVLYQRIVPVVNNGP